In the Desulfuromonas sp. DDH964 genome, GGTGCCATAAAGATCGCCGGGTCCCGGTGCTCCGCCGAGGGTATTGCGCGCGGCCAGGTAATAGCTCCCGCCACTCGGAAAGGAGAGGACGTAGGTGCCGTCCGCGGTGGTCGGCGCGGAGACGTAGAGGGGGCGATTGAACATCTGCGGGTCGCTGTACAGGACCGCGCGGACGCCGGCGACGGGCGCTCCCTGGCGGTCGATAATCCGGCCACTAAGGCTGGTCTGGCCGAAGAGGCTCCCCTGCAGGTCGTTCACCTTGTCCGGGACGACCAGCATCGGCACGCTCAGCGGGACCACGGTGGCAGCCCCGACCCGGACCGGGTTACCCGGGAAGTAGCCGGCAAAATCGCCGGCCCGCAGCGGGCCGACGCTGGCGGCACCGCTGCGCTTGCGCGCCAGCACGTAATAGGTCCCGGCCGGCACCGCGACCTCGAAGTAGCCGTCCGCATCGGTCGGTCCACCCATGACGTACCCCATCCCCTTCAGGTCGCTGGTCAGATCGGTATAGACATAGATGATCGCGCCCGCCAGGGGGCGACCGTCCCAGAGGACCTGGCCGGCGATCCCGCTGTCGATAAAGGGGGCGGCGAGAGCTGGCGGCGAGGCGGTCGCCACCAGGCCGATATTGAGATCGGCAAGCCCCTGCTCGGGAACGGTGACCGGGTTGCGCCCGTAATAGGAGAACCACCCCTCTCCGCGCGCCAGGAGGTAGTAGGTCCCGGCCGGCAGCTCCAGTTGGAAGCGGCCATCCTCGGAAGAGGGTGCGGCAGCATAGGGGGCGGGGCCGGACAGGGTTCCGCCGGCGGCGGGATAGGCCGCCACCTCGATCCCCGCTATCGGCTGGCGATGATCACTGACCTTGCCGGTGACGACCGCTGGAGGCGACGACAGGGGGGCGGCCGGCTTGCCAGGAAGGCAACCGGGGAAGAGGAGCAGGAGCGGAATCAACAGGAGCAGAATTCGATTTCCCATGGCAGAACCCCTTAGCACGATGTATTCCAAGCGCCGGTCCGCAGCCGCGACAAAAAAAGAGAGGGCTGCCAGGCAGCCCTCTCCGGTGAGCAGGCAAAGGTTTGCGCTTACTTTTTGACGGCCTGGCTGAGCATATTCGGCTTGGTCAGGGACGGCTCGACGATTTCGAGGGTCTGACCGGTCTTGACCCCGGTCACACGACTCTCCTGGCCGCTCGGAAAGACCGCGACCACATCGTAGGTTTTGGCCGCGTCGAGGCCGAAATGGAGGACCTGGGGCTCCTGGGCGCAGAAGCCGTTGGCGCTGCGCAGTTCGCGCAGGGCGAGAAGGTTTTCCTTGCCGGCGGGGAAGACCTTGACCTTGGAACCGTAGGCATCGCGGTTGGAGAGGGTCCCGGTCAGCTTGACCTTGAGGAAGTTCTTGTCGTCCTGGCTGTTTTTATAGAGCTTGTTGGGCGCCCCCCAGTTGATGACATAGAGATCGAGGTCGCCGTCGTTGTCGATATCAGCAAAGGCGGTTCCCTTGGTACGGACCGTTTCACACTTGAGCACCGGCTGCTGGTCGGCAACATTGGTGAAGTACCCCTTGCCGTCATTCAGGTAGAGCTGGTTGGCGAGCTTGCAGTCCCCTTCGTAGAGATCGAGATCGCCGTCATGATCGATATCGCCAAAGGTCGGGCCCTTGCCCCAGCCTTCGTGGTCGGTTTTGACCTGGCTGCTCGCCTTGGTGAAGTTCCCCTTGCCGTCGTTCAGATAGAGGTTGTTGGGACCGACATAGTTGGAGACGAAGAGATCGAGGGTGCCGTTGTTGTCGATGTCGGCGAAGCTGGCGCCGAGGCCCCAGTTGGCATCGTCCACCCCGGCCTTTTTGGAGATTTCGGTGAAGGTGCCGTTGCCATTGTTGAGATAGAGGCGATTCGGCTCGCCGACCGGGTAGCGGCCGTTGACGACGTAGAGGTCGGGAAAGTTGTCGTTGTTGACATCGGCCCAGACGCCCATCCAGCTCCAGGAACGGTCGCCGACGCCGGCGACGTCGGTGACGTCGCTGAAGGTGCCGTCGCCGTTGTTGCGGAAGAGGATATTCTTGGCACCGACGCCGTAGTTGGCGCAGTAGATGTCGAGGTAGCCGTCGTTGTCGTAGTCGACGAAGGAAGCCCCGTAGGTGAACTCCTTGAGGCCAACGCCGGCCTTGTCGGTGACGTCACTGAAGGTGCCGTCGCAGTTCCCCTTGAAGAGGCGGTTGGCGTCGATTTCGTACTGGCCGCCGGTGGCGAGGTAAAGGTCCTGGCAGCCGTCGTTGTCATAGTCGCCGAAGACGCTCCCCATGGCGAAGCCGGGGTAATCGATCCCCTTGCCGGCGCTGGCGGTAATATCCTTGAAGGTGCCGTCAGCGTTGTTCAGGTAGAGCTTGTTGGCGCCCCCCTTGTTGGAGACATAAAGATCGACGTAACCGTCGTTGTTGATGTCGGCAAACGCCACCCCCTTGCCCAGCCCGTCATCGGCCACGCCGGCGGCGTTCGAAACATCGGAGAACTCCTTGGCGACGGCCGGGCTGACAGCCAGAGCCAGAACAGCGGCGACCAAAACGGCACGCAACGTCAATTTACCCATCATTCCTCTCCTTTTCACCGGTAACCTCGGTCAAACGACCACTGTACGATTCCTGGATATGGGCCGGGGTGGCCACGACCACCACCGGGCTTCTCATTTATAACAACCTGCCGGAGCAAGTCAACAGGCCGGATTGCCGGACCTGGGACTCTCCGCAACAACTACCGCCCTTGTCGGGCAGAGACCAGTATCAGTGAAAGGGGCTGCAAAAAGCGCGCCCACCCCGCCCTGGCGAAGTTCCGTCACCTCCGCTCCCGGCAGACGACAGATGTCCATCAGCTGAGCAGTTGGTAAAGCCAGCCAAGCAGCAGCGACACCGTAAGGCTGACCGCCAGGTAGGTCAGCACCACCCGGCGCCGGAAAATGGCCCACAGGGCGATGATGGCCGGCAGGCTGGAGACCGGTCCGGCCAGCATCAACGTAAAGGCGGCACCGCGATCCATCCCCCGCTCCAGCAGGCCGGCCAGGATCGGAATAATCGGGATCTGGTTGGTCGGCAGGGGAAGACCGACCAGCGCCGCCGCCAGCACCGAGGTGAAGCTGCGCTGCCCGGCGAGGACGGTGATCCAGGAGACCGGCACCACCGTAACCAGGATCGCCTCGAGAAAGATTGCCAGGAGCAAATATTTGCCGACGAAGAGCCCGGCGTCCAGGGTGCGATCGAGGACAAAGCGCAGGCGGCTGGCGCGCGACACGATGGTCATGGTCTTGACCGCGACCCCAGCGGCGGCACCAATTTCGGCAGCGCTCGCCAGGCTGCCGTCGGGCCGGTAGACCGGGCGCAGGCGCAGCTGGTCCCCACCGAGAAAGCCGCTGCCGACCAGCCACTGCACAAGGAAGCCGG is a window encoding:
- a CDS encoding carboxypeptidase regulatory-like domain-containing protein yields the protein MGNRILLLLIPLLLLFPGCLPGKPAAPLSSPPAVVTGKVSDHRQPIAGIEVAAYPAAGGTLSGPAPYAAAPSSEDGRFQLELPAGTYYLLARGEGWFSYYGRNPVTVPEQGLADLNIGLVATASPPALAAPFIDSGIAGQVLWDGRPLAGAIIYVYTDLTSDLKGMGYVMGGPTDADGYFEVAVPAGTYYVLARKRSGAASVGPLRAGDFAGYFPGNPVRVGAATVVPLSVPMLVVPDKVNDLQGSLFGQTSLSGRIIDRQGAPVAGVRAVLYSDPQMFNRPLYVSAPTTADGTYVLSFPSGGSYYLAARNTLGGAPGPGDLYGTWDGNPDHLLEVAEGAALTGLDIVVEEMW
- a CDS encoding CRTAC1 family protein, which produces MGKLTLRAVLVAAVLALAVSPAVAKEFSDVSNAAGVADDGLGKGVAFADINNDGYVDLYVSNKGGANKLYLNNADGTFKDITASAGKGIDYPGFAMGSVFGDYDNDGCQDLYLATGGQYEIDANRLFKGNCDGTFSDVTDKAGVGLKEFTYGASFVDYDNDGYLDIYCANYGVGAKNILFRNNGDGTFSDVTDVAGVGDRSWSWMGVWADVNNDNFPDLYVVNGRYPVGEPNRLYLNNGNGTFTEISKKAGVDDANWGLGASFADIDNNGTLDLFVSNYVGPNNLYLNDGKGNFTKASSQVKTDHEGWGKGPTFGDIDHDGDLDLYEGDCKLANQLYLNDGKGYFTNVADQQPVLKCETVRTKGTAFADIDNDGDLDLYVINWGAPNKLYKNSQDDKNFLKVKLTGTLSNRDAYGSKVKVFPAGKENLLALRELRSANGFCAQEPQVLHFGLDAAKTYDVVAVFPSGQESRVTGVKTGQTLEIVEPSLTKPNMLSQAVKK
- a CDS encoding permease: MGGSLLSQILQVVADEVARMWWFFLLAILLVGLIKGYRLDLRIRDSIRRAGSWGVVFAVAVGMVSPLCACGILPVVISLAMLQTPLAPLIALLVTSPVMGPDALLLTWRGLGSEFALLKLGGAAVLGLSAGFLVQWLVGSGFLGGDQLRLRPVYRPDGSLASAAEIGAAAGVAVKTMTIVSRASRLRFVLDRTLDAGLFVGKYLLLAIFLEAILVTVVPVSWITVLAGQRSFTSVLAAALVGLPLPTNQIPIIPILAGLLERGMDRGAAFTLMLAGPVSSLPAIIALWAIFRRRVVLTYLAVSLTVSLLLGWLYQLLS